Proteins encoded within one genomic window of Acidithiobacillus sp. AMEEHan:
- a CDS encoding histidine phosphatase family protein, whose protein sequence is MNFETIRSITMVRHGETEWSKSGQHTSSTDIDLTAEGREQAKALWTHFAEGEHHFDGIYTSPLRRARHTAVLAGFSPEAHEALHEWRYGRYEGKTTPEIHQENPDWTIFRCGAPEGESGEQVQKRCQQLLQDWADAGHEHVLCFAHGHILRALACCWLGLGLEFGDHLHLDAASISRLGWEHISPAIVLWNQRLL, encoded by the coding sequence ATGAACTTCGAAACGATCCGCTCCATCACCATGGTCCGGCATGGAGAGACGGAATGGTCGAAAAGCGGTCAGCATACCTCGAGCACGGATATCGATCTCACCGCGGAAGGACGGGAACAGGCGAAGGCCTTGTGGACCCACTTTGCCGAAGGGGAACACCATTTTGACGGGATCTACACCAGCCCGCTGCGACGGGCGCGGCACACCGCCGTGCTCGCCGGCTTCTCGCCAGAGGCGCACGAGGCTCTGCATGAGTGGCGCTATGGGCGCTACGAGGGCAAAACCACCCCGGAAATCCACCAGGAAAACCCGGATTGGACGATCTTCCGCTGTGGCGCACCCGAGGGCGAGAGCGGCGAACAGGTGCAGAAGCGTTGCCAGCAGTTGCTCCAGGACTGGGCGGATGCCGGACACGAGCACGTGCTGTGCTTTGCCCACGGCCACATTCTCCGTGCCCTCGCCTGTTGCTGGCTGGGGCTCGGTCTGGAATTTGGCGATCATTTACATCTGGATGCCGCCAGCATCTCTCGTCTTGGCTGGGAACACATCAGCCCCGCCATCGTCCTGTGGAACCAACGACTGCTCTGA